A region of the Arachis hypogaea cultivar Tifrunner chromosome 15, arahy.Tifrunner.gnm2.J5K5, whole genome shotgun sequence genome:
AAGAGATTCTAATGCTTAAATTAGTAAGAGTTTTAGGTAGGTTTTTATGTAGATTATAGTTGAGAAATACCTGAGTTGGAAGAGGTATTTACACAATCGAATGAGTGATCTTGTAGCCACATTTGTAACCTCCCTTCCTATTCTAGCGGGTAGTTATCTTCCCCTTTTATCTAGGAGTTGTTAAGATCTCATACTTAAATATATGAACTTATTTGTAAGTGCAGTTAAGGTTCTACATACCAGGTGGACCCTATAAAGTTAGACAGGGTAGTGAAGGGAATTTGACGTACATAAGCTTTGTTTTTTGGgtctaattttgaattttgaaccaggataagaataattataaacaaaaaaaaaatctgtattatttaactaaaattttagtgGTTTTCATGTTTttcgtaaaaattattttttatcaatactaaaagatgaaaaataaaagagagtaGGCTGGtcgagagaaagaaaaagagatcgATGATGAAGAAATCGAAGgaaaaacaacaataattaaaAGCAGGATTAGCAGAAAAAGAAGATGCAACGACAGAACAATAAGATGAAAAAGAAACAATAACATCAAGAGAAGTATATAATTTTCACGTGCTGAGTATTGTAAATGAGTTTTGTCGTATACGTGTAACATAACCGTACATGCTATATATATTCTTTTCAATTATAATCAAGAAATCAATTTCTTACAGTTTTACTAagctataataataattttgtacaTTTTTTTTCGTGGCTTTAATAGTTTTATACATcttatcatttttctttttcttttttctttccctATCGGGGGCCTAAGAAACTTAGCATAATGTGCTTCCCTGCCAATGCCATTTATCACAAAAGGGAACTTTAATTTTCATATCGAGTCAGCCTGGTCTTCAAGTGACCGTTTCCGAGCTCGCAGATTGAGCTGAAGGCTTTCGGGTAGTGGAGGTGTCCTCCCTCTGCGGAATAGACATTGCGGACGTTATGGTTTGGAAGTTATTTAAGTAGCACAGATGGAAAATAACAATTTGTTAGTTTTCTTTACCGATGAGGCTTCTATCTCAGCAACACCCTCACAACCTTGACCACCTCCTTGTAGCAAGTCACAGTACTTTACTGCTTCATTTTCATCTTCAAATTCCTGCAAATATATTGTGAAGTTGTAAGCAATTAAACCATTCTAATGACTGAAAAGTTGCAATAAATACGCAGTATCTTACAAACAAGACCTACTCAAGGTGTTTTATATGCAGCAGCAAAAGAATCATCATATTAccatttaatcaaaataaaatggtAGAGCATAAAGTTAGAATTTGTTGGAAATTCACATTACTAAATGTTCACAACGACACAATACTttgataattataaatttaaccgTGGTGATGCATTTGTATGAATATATACCAGCACTCCCTCTCTAATATCTTCCACAAGCATTTGAAACTTTGTTCCTCCCCTTGCTTGTTTGGACTGATTCCCAAGTCCAGATCTCCAGTTGCCTCCTTTGGAAAATAATAAGCCAAGCTCTCTCTCAACCTCACTGTTAGagattaagaaaaagaaagagaaaaaaaatctcAGGTAGGAAATATGGTGTATACTACTAAGGAGGGGTGAAAAAGCAAGCATAAAAGTGGATCAAACCTTCTATTTCTTCGGGTTTTCATTGTCCACAATTGATTTTCCTTTTGCGTTAGTACATAAACAGGCTTTGAAGTTTCTCTCCAAGGGTTGGAATCTAATACTGTTAAAATGAACGAAAGGaacaaacaaaatattaataatgcTTTACTTGCCATATAAACCTTCAATTTTCTATGACAATCTCCCTATCCACCTACACACATGGGTACACCCAACAGGGACACGGGCATATCAATCTATCCAAAAATGCGTGCAACACAACCAGCACTATGTACAACACAGGCAACCACAGCATATTTAAACATGCAGCAAGGTAGTATAAATCATTTACTTTTGGTTTTGGAGAGGAAGAGACCGAAAGAAAAGGGTTTGAAGAGTAACATGAAGTCCTCTTTACTCTTGAAATCCTTCCTTTTCATCCCTTCCCCTCCAAAACTCCAACTGGCAAACACACCCTAAAGCAACGCTCCACTGTTGTAgcgtcttttctttctttttctattttttcttttttcttttcatatatatatatatatatattttttttctttttgtaataaaGTACCTAcaaaaatatcaatgcatatggttttacatttaattaacacatgagtatgtacccgacTCCCATGATTTCAATGAAAATACAACACACACCTTTTACTCAactaatgtcccaagttttcccatacttgaatgatatacactcactagcctaagctaataaaAGATCCAAATTatggacatttattgtttttcgctttagggcttgtaatgtgctaaaattaagaacaagtgggttaagcgtaggctcaaagttggctaacaatggaagataaaaggtaaggctatttgggtaagtgagctaattgaaacaatGGTCTCAATCGTATAAATGCATGTCTgcataaaataatggacataaagaatcaaacaaatcaaagattacaatcatagagagagaataatgcacacaagaaggaaaataagtggttatatgacgtaaccacacaattaggctcaaaactcacaagcttgtgttcttagctcaaaacatgatccacaatatatataattcaagtaagtttaatgaaaaattttcactcaaatcaattagggCGCCCTacagatagaaatcttgaaaatttcattattttgactaagcttattatgtatatatatgcaaaataggAAAATGCGACAAAAAGTCCTAGAAGacctaaaaaaatgaaatggaaaagtgttgagattagaaatttgtcacccaaaaacgccgattggtcggacgacctccccacactttaaagtttgcaccgtcctcggtgcattcaaagatgagcaagggggtacggcgactacacgggttgccaccttcagctggtggatcaactggttgctgcgtgttctttgtcCTGCTTCCGTTTTAGCTTATAATGACTCATCCTGAAAATAGAAGACaggatagtaagaaaagtaaatgcaaaagcaaggaagcatatattgttggaatgaggtaaatacCACTAGAATCGAATGAGTGACCCAATGTGCGACATGGATAAAAGGTGAGTGTGTATTCCAAGTTGCGcgcagtttagaacacacataCTAACTTGAAAAGCTATGTCACAGTTACACAAAaaggaacatgcacttcacttattctagtgtgcttgagatgctctaaactcgtaggttaagacaaccgaacaagcaataaagaagcatgaaagcattcaagccaaaaatcaagcaattgtgaattggatgATGAGTGGACATTGATTGATATGTAAGTAGACTTTAATGTACAAATGGTGTATGAAACTTACACAACAAACAATGACACGCTTTGAATTTGGCTCACATCACCTAGTGGACATAAGATGGAAAACATGGTTGCTATGCAATATAGTGAAAGAGAACTAGATATGAAaagtcaatcacatagcaagtatGGTCCATATAGCTTGAGAATTTCAAAAGGATGTTCCTAGGTAAGCTTCCAATCCAATTTCACAAAAGAAACATATGCCAAAATGATTAGCTCACATATGTGTAGAGCACATAAGTAAATAATTAATGGTCAATCATGTCATTAAGGCATAAgcataacatatggatgcatatgatcaagaaacacaatgcattaagatagaTGCACGACATCCATCAaaaaattgcctaatcaaagaaaaggattcaaatcacatggtggccaaatcatgcaattcaaaaaggtTTAAGAAGCTTGAAGGCAATCCTCATGTACTTGGTATGCACAAGTGTTCACTATAGAAACTCAAAACCAGGTGATAACTTGTAACCTCAACAagagaatccaacaatgaatatccaaaaataattatgctaaaatagcatcaaGTAAATAAGCAGCAATAACagcaaacaagattaataatccaacacttataatgagaaatagaaaattaaacaaaaatgaaactagctaaacaactaactaactaaaaggaaTGGTTATAAATGGTGTTTGGTATTGTTGGATGATGGgtaagagaagggaagaagagaagagaagatagaagaaggaaag
Encoded here:
- the LOC112747023 gene encoding LOW QUALITY PROTEIN: uncharacterized protein (The sequence of the model RefSeq protein was modified relative to this genomic sequence to represent the inferred CDS: substituted 2 bases at 2 genomic stop codons) — protein: MASKALLIFCLFLSFILTVLDSNPWRETSKPVYVLTQKENQLWTMKTRRNRSEVERELGLLFSKGGNWRSGLGNQSKQARGGTKFQMLVEDIREGVLEFEDENEAVKYCDLLQGGGQGCEGVAEIEASSVKKTNKLLFSICATXITSKPXRPQCLFRRGRTPPLPESLQLNLRARKRSLEDQADSI